CGCCACGGCCGGCCCCACCGGCGAGACCACAGCGGCCGGCCGCTGCGAGATCCGGGTGCCGGTCGGGGCGGGCGACCCGCCCGGCGACGGGTGCGCGGAGCCGGACGGCTCGGCGCTGTCCCGGCTGACCGGCGGCACGGCGTCGACAGTGGTCGATCGAGGTTCACCCGATCGGGTCAGCCACCAACCGCCGGCGGCGAGCACCAGGGCGGCCAGCACACAGCCCAGGACGAGCCGGCGGCGGTCAGGCGGCGCAGCCGGCACCCGCGCCGGGGTGATCGCCTCGGTCGCCTCGTCGAAGCGGGTGGGAGCCGGTGGCGGCGGCACCGGCTCGCGGATCACCGACGCCTCCACGGCGTCGGCCAGCACCGCCGACACCTCGGCCGCGTCCGGCCGGTCGGCCGGCTCCTTGGCCAGGCAGCGGTCGACCAGGTCGGCGACCGCTTCCGGCACTCCGGGCAGCTCGGGCAGCGGCATCGGCTCGACGTACATGTGCGCGCTGAGCATCTGCGTGGTGGTCTCCACCGTCCACGGCGACTCGTCGGCGAGCAGCCGGTAGAGCAGCACGCCGAGCGCGTAGACGTCGGAGGCCGGCTCGATCGCCCCACCGGTCAGCCGCTCCGGGGCCAGGTAGGCGGGCGTGCCGAGCAGGCCCTCCTCCGGCTCGGCGGGCCCGGCCGCCGCCGCGATCCCGAAGTCGACCACCTTGGCGCCGGCCGGGGTGACCATGATGTTGGCCAGCTTGATGTCGCGGTGCACCAGGCCGTCCTGATGCGCCGCGGCGAGCGCCGCGGCCACCTCGCCGCAGATCCGGAATACCCGCCGGGGCGGGATCGGGGCATCGGACAGCAACTGCTGCAGCGTCGGCCCGTTGATCAATTCCATCACGACGTAGGGGATCTCGTCCGATTCCCCGAAGTCGTAGATCTGCGCGATGTTGGGATGCGAGAGGATCGCCGCCGCGCGCGCCTCGTGCAGGATCCGGGAACGGAACCGCTCGTCGTCGGCGTACCGCCCGGCCAGCACCTTCACCGCCACCGGGCGGTTCAGCACCTCGTCGGCGGCGCGCCAGACCACTGCCATCCCGCCGCGACCGAGCTCGTCCAGCAGCCGATAGCGGCCCCCGAGTTTGCTTCCCACGTCCACCCGACGCAGTGTGCCGAAATGCTCGCCGATTCGCACATCCGAGAACTGCGCGAATGCCATTCATCTTTCATATTCGCCGGCTCGCCGATATGGTCTTCAGGCATGAAACGTCAGCGGCTGGGCGACGCGGTATTGAGCCGATTGCTCGGCCAGGCGCCGGTGTTGAATCACTACTCGGTGGAGTCCGTCCGGACCCCGATGCGGGACGGTGTCCGGTTGCTCGGCGATCACTTCGTCCCGCACACCGACCGGCCCGGCGGGACCGTGCTGATCCGTACGCCGTACGGCCGCAACCTGCTCACCTCGGCGCTCAACGGCCGGATGTTCGCGGCCCGCGGCTACCACGTGCTGTTGCAGAGCGTGCGCGGCACGTTCGGCTCGGAGGGCACTTTCACCCCGATGGCCCAGGAGGCCGCCGACGGCCTCGACACCGTCGCCTGGCTGCGCGAGCAACACTGGTTCGACGGCCGGCTCGCCACCCTCGGGGCCTCCTACCTGGGCTGGACCCAGTGGACGCTGCTGCGGGAGCCGCCGCCGGAGCTGCGTGCCGCCGTCGTCTACGTGGCACCGCACGACTTCCGCGAGGCGACCTACGGGACCGGCGCCTTCACCCTCGGTGACTTCCTCGGCTGGAGCGACCAGATCGTCCACCAGGAGGACGGCGGCCTGCGCCGGGTGCTCAGCGTGGCCACCGCCCCGCGCCGGCTGCGGCCCGCGCTCGGCGGCCTGCCGCTGGCCGACAGCGCCCGGACGGTGCTCGGCGACCGGGCTCCGTGGTTCGCCGAGTGGGTCGGTCACCCGGACGGCGACGACCCGTGGTGGGAGCCCTATCGGGCGGGTGCCGCGCTGACCAACGTCGACGCCCCGGTCCTGCTGATCGGCGGCTGGCAGGATCTCTTCCTGGACCAGACCCTCCAGCAGTACGCGACGCTGCACGAGCGCGGCGTCGACGTCGCGCTGACCGTCGGCCCGTGGACCCACCTGCAGGTCGGGCTGCACGCGGCGGGTCTGGTCGCCCGGGAGAGCCTGGCCTGGCTCGATCAACACCTGGCCGGTGGCGCGGCGGCCCGCAAGTCACCCGTCCGAGTGCACCGGACCGGCGAGAAGGCCTGGCACGAGCTGCCCGCCTGGCCGCCACCGGCCGAGCCGGCCACCCTGCACCTGCGGGCCGGGCGCCGGCTGACCACCACCGCGCCGGACGGCTCGGAGGGCGTCGCCGAGTTCCGCTACGACCCGGCCGACCCGACGCCGTCACTGGGCGGCCGCACGCTGACCGGCTCGATGGGCGTGAAGGACAACCGGCCGCTCGAAGCCCGCGCCGACGTGCTGGTCTTCAGCACCGATCCGCTGCCCACCGCGGTCGACGTGATCGGCTCGCCGGTGCTCGACCTCACGCTGAGCGTCGACAACCCGCACGCCGACGTCTTCGTCCGGCTCTGCGACGTCGACCCGCACGGCCGCTCGCACAACTTCACCGACCGGCACCAGCGGCTCGACCCGGCGGCCCCGGCCGGCGAACCGCAGCGGCTCACCCTCACCCTGGACGCGTGCTTCCACCGGCTGCTCGCCGGTCACCGCCTGCGGTTGCAGATCTCCGGCGGCGCGTTCCCCCGGTTCGCCCGCAACCCGGGCACCGACGGCCCCGGCCTGGCCGCCTCCCGGCACACCGTCGACGTCGCCGCGTCCCGGCTCACGCTGCCGGTGGCCACCGCCCCGCCCGCCGTCATCCGATGAGCCGGCGCCCCACCGTCATCCGATGAGCCGGCGCCCTACCGTCAACAGCCCCTCATCCGGCGAACCGACACCCCGCCTCCGACACCCCCTCATCCGGCAAACCGACACCTCGCCTCCGACACCCCTCATCCGGCAAACCGACACCCCGCCTCCGACAGTTCCACCCATCCGGCGACCGCCGTGCCGGCATGCCGCGACCTCCCGGCTCACGCCTCGGGTCGCGGCGCCTCCATCCACCACTCGGTGAACTGGCGGGCCTGCCCGGTGTGGTCCAGCCGCAGCACCCACAGATTGCGGTACTCCCGGTCCGGATAGCCGGTGCGCCCCTCGATCACCGCCAGCTCGTCGGTGATGATCAGCGGCTGCCAGGCGAACGTGGTGGTGCCCGGCTCGTCCCGATGCTCCAGCCATCCCCGCACGATCGCCTCGCGACCGATCCACGGCTGCGCGTAGGGCTCGGTGAAATAGGCGGCGTCGTCGGC
This window of the Actinoplanes oblitus genome carries:
- a CDS encoding serine/threonine protein kinase, with the translated sequence MDVGSKLGGRYRLLDELGRGGMAVVWRAADEVLNRPVAVKVLAGRYADDERFRSRILHEARAAAILSHPNIAQIYDFGESDEIPYVVMELINGPTLQQLLSDAPIPPRRVFRICGEVAAALAAAHQDGLVHRDIKLANIMVTPAGAKVVDFGIAAAAGPAEPEEGLLGTPAYLAPERLTGGAIEPASDVYALGVLLYRLLADESPWTVETTTQMLSAHMYVEPMPLPELPGVPEAVADLVDRCLAKEPADRPDAAEVSAVLADAVEASVIREPVPPPPAPTRFDEATEAITPARVPAAPPDRRRLVLGCVLAALVLAAGGWWLTRSGEPRSTTVDAVPPVSRDSAEPSGSAHPSPGGSPAPTGTRISQRPAAVVSPVGPAVASVPSPALSSVPVPSPSGVSAAPSGSAPGAVGTWLESKGGMVRAVCEAGNARLLDWQPAEGFEVERADPGPGLTASVVFAGELSRYRMSVTCFAGKPSAVVLPL
- a CDS encoding CocE/NonD family hydrolase, with the protein product MKRQRLGDAVLSRLLGQAPVLNHYSVESVRTPMRDGVRLLGDHFVPHTDRPGGTVLIRTPYGRNLLTSALNGRMFAARGYHVLLQSVRGTFGSEGTFTPMAQEAADGLDTVAWLREQHWFDGRLATLGASYLGWTQWTLLREPPPELRAAVVYVAPHDFREATYGTGAFTLGDFLGWSDQIVHQEDGGLRRVLSVATAPRRLRPALGGLPLADSARTVLGDRAPWFAEWVGHPDGDDPWWEPYRAGAALTNVDAPVLLIGGWQDLFLDQTLQQYATLHERGVDVALTVGPWTHLQVGLHAAGLVARESLAWLDQHLAGGAAARKSPVRVHRTGEKAWHELPAWPPPAEPATLHLRAGRRLTTTAPDGSEGVAEFRYDPADPTPSLGGRTLTGSMGVKDNRPLEARADVLVFSTDPLPTAVDVIGSPVLDLTLSVDNPHADVFVRLCDVDPHGRSHNFTDRHQRLDPAAPAGEPQRLTLTLDACFHRLLAGHRLRLQISGGAFPRFARNPGTDGPGLAASRHTVDVAASRLTLPVATAPPAVIR
- a CDS encoding nuclear transport factor 2 family protein, with the protein product MTSLDAVTAWVDGYRRAWETNDPDQVRSLFADDAAYFTEPYAQPWIGREAIVRGWLEHRDEPGTTTFAWQPLIITDELAVIEGRTGYPDREYRNLWVLRLDHTGQARQFTEWWMEAPRPEA